A region from the Pseudomonadota bacterium genome encodes:
- the uvrB gene encoding excinuclease ABC subunit UvrB → MAPTRLNVADGEQTEFKLVCDYQPAGDQIEAIAQLCDGLESGLAQQTLLGVTGSGKTFTVANIIDRLQRPTIILAHNKTLAAQLYGEMRDYFPKNSVEYFVSYYDYYQPEAYVPASDTFIEKDASINKHIEQMRLSATKALLERSDAIIVATVSAIYGLGDPESYHKMVLHLQQGKPLDQRDMLKRLAEIQYDRNEVELAPGCYRVRGEVIDIFPAESSREAVRVELFDDEVETLSYFDPLTGEVLRKVPRLTIYPRTHYVTPRDVMVEATRHIRTELVDRLKVLRDTDKLLEAQRLEQRTNFDLEMINELGYCSGIENYSRYLSGRQEGQPPPTLIDYLPENALLIVDESHATIPQLGAMYKGDRSRKETLVDYGFRLPSALDNRPLKFAEFEGLMPQAIFVSATPGPYEAERSGQTVEQVVRPTGLVDPEVEVRPAGSQVDDVLSEIHRRTLSEERVLITTLTKRMAEDLTEYLFEHDVRVRYLHSDIDTVQRSEIIRDLRLGEFDVLVGINLLREGLDMPEVSLVAILDADKEGFLRSDRSLIQTIGRAARNASGKAILYADKMTGSMERAINETERRRAKQLAFNEDHGITPKTIIKPVADVMQMGQQGGSASRGEKRKVAEEQARYMAMSPEQLAAKLKQLDKKMLRHARDLEFEEAAQLRDKIARIRAMGFGLPSQKAG, encoded by the coding sequence GTGGCGCCAACCAGACTTAACGTAGCGGACGGTGAACAAACCGAGTTTAAACTCGTGTGTGACTACCAACCGGCGGGCGATCAAATTGAGGCCATTGCGCAGCTGTGCGACGGCTTGGAATCGGGCCTGGCACAACAGACACTGCTGGGCGTGACCGGCAGCGGCAAGACGTTTACGGTGGCCAACATCATCGACCGCCTGCAGCGACCAACGATCATCCTCGCCCATAACAAAACGCTGGCGGCTCAGCTGTATGGCGAAATGCGCGACTACTTCCCAAAAAATTCGGTGGAGTATTTTGTGTCGTACTACGACTACTATCAGCCGGAGGCGTATGTTCCGGCCTCTGATACGTTTATCGAAAAAGACGCGTCGATCAACAAACATATTGAACAGATGCGCTTATCCGCCACCAAAGCGTTGCTCGAACGTTCCGACGCGATTATTGTCGCGACGGTTTCGGCCATTTATGGATTGGGTGATCCGGAGTCTTATCACAAAATGGTGCTGCATTTGCAGCAGGGCAAGCCGCTGGACCAGCGCGATATGCTCAAGCGCTTGGCCGAGATTCAATACGACCGAAATGAGGTGGAGCTGGCACCGGGCTGCTACCGAGTTCGAGGAGAGGTGATTGACATTTTTCCGGCTGAGTCCAGTCGGGAGGCGGTTCGCGTCGAGTTATTTGATGACGAGGTCGAAACACTCAGTTACTTCGATCCCTTGACGGGCGAAGTCTTGCGCAAGGTGCCGCGCCTCACGATTTACCCGCGTACCCACTATGTGACGCCTCGCGACGTCATGGTCGAGGCCACCCGGCATATTCGCACGGAGCTTGTCGATCGGCTCAAGGTGCTTCGTGACACGGACAAGTTGCTCGAAGCACAGCGCTTAGAGCAACGGACCAACTTTGATCTGGAGATGATCAATGAATTGGGCTATTGCTCGGGGATTGAAAACTACTCGCGCTATTTATCGGGGCGTCAAGAAGGTCAGCCGCCGCCTACGCTGATCGACTACCTACCTGAAAATGCGCTACTGATTGTGGATGAAAGTCATGCGACGATTCCGCAGTTGGGCGCGATGTACAAAGGCGACCGATCGCGCAAGGAAACACTGGTTGACTATGGGTTTCGCTTGCCGTCCGCGCTCGATAACCGACCGCTCAAGTTTGCGGAGTTTGAAGGGCTCATGCCGCAGGCCATATTTGTTTCGGCCACGCCCGGACCGTATGAAGCGGAACGGTCGGGTCAGACAGTGGAGCAGGTTGTGCGCCCAACGGGCCTGGTCGATCCGGAGGTTGAGGTACGACCGGCGGGTTCGCAAGTCGACGATGTGCTCTCAGAGATTCATCGGCGTACGCTCAGCGAAGAGCGCGTGCTGATTACGACGCTCACTAAACGGATGGCCGAAGACCTGACCGAGTATCTGTTCGAACACGACGTGCGGGTGCGTTACCTGCACTCCGACATCGACACCGTGCAGCGCTCAGAGATTATTCGCGACCTGAGACTGGGCGAGTTCGACGTGCTTGTCGGCATCAACCTGCTGCGGGAAGGCCTCGATATGCCGGAAGTTTCACTCGTGGCCATTCTCGATGCGGACAAAGAAGGGTTTCTTCGCTCCGACCGCTCCTTGATTCAGACAATTGGCCGGGCGGCGCGTAACGCCAGCGGCAAAGCGATTCTGTATGCCGATAAGATGACCGGCTCAATGGAGCGTGCCATAAACGAAACGGAACGACGGCGCGCTAAGCAACTGGCCTTTAATGAAGACCATGGCATCACGCCTAAGACTATTATTAAGCCTGTGGCCGATGTGATGCAGATGGGGCAGCAGGGCGGGAGCGCCTCTCGCGGTGAAAAACGCAAAGTGGCCGAAGAGCAAGCGCGCTACATGGCCATGTCGCCTGAACAGCTTGCGGCCAAGCTCAAGCAGCTCGACAAAAAGATGTTGCGCCATGCACGGGACTTGGAGTTTGAAGAAGCGGCTCAGCTTCGCGATAAGATCGCGCGGATTCGTGCGATGGGATTTGGGCTGCCATCGCAGAAAGCCGGCTAA